In a single window of the Zonotrichia leucophrys gambelii isolate GWCS_2022_RI chromosome 2, RI_Zleu_2.0, whole genome shotgun sequence genome:
- the LOC135444249 gene encoding poly(rC)-binding protein 3-like isoform X12, with protein MNTKDGKVSEGGLNVTLTIRLLMHGKEVGSIIGKKGETVKKMREESGARINISEGTCPERIVTITGPTDAIFKAFSMIALKFEEDINASMTNSSVTSKPPVTLRLVVPASQCGSLIGKGGSKIKEIRESTGAQVQVAGDMLPNSTERAVTISGTPDAIIQCVKQICVVMLESPPKGATIPYRPKPASAPIIFAGGQVRADTILASAGNHTVLAQPQPAPAFTIQGQYAIPHPDVSPAHLTKLHQLAMQHPPFTPLGQTTPGFPGLDATTPTSSHELTIPNDHILSQI; from the exons ATGAACACGAAGGACGGAAAAGTGTCCGAAGGAGGTCTCAATGTCACTCTTACCATACGCCTTCTCATGCATGGCAAG gAGGTTGGAAGCATTATCGGAAAG AAAGGTGAGACAGTGAAGAAGATGAGGGAGGAG AGTGGTGCTCGAATCAATATTTCAGAAGGCACTTGTCCAGAGAGAATTGTGACAATAACAGGCCCAACAGATgcaatttttaaagctttttctaTGATTGCACTAAAATTTGAAGAG GACATCAACGCTTCGATGACAAACAGCTCGGTGACAAGCAAACCGCCCGTAACACTGCGGCTCGTCGTCCCAGCAAGTCAGTGTGGATCCCTCATAGGAAAAGGAGGTTCCAAAATCAAGGAAATCAGGGAG TCCACAGGAGCGCAGGTGCAGGTGGCAGGGGACATGCTGCCCAACTCGACGGAGCGCGCCGTGACCATATCCGGCACTCCCGACGCCATCATCCAGTGCGTCAAGCAGATCTGCGTGGTGATGCTGGAG TCCCCACCCAAAGGTGCCACCATCCCCTACCGTCCCAAACCTGCCTCTGCACCTATCATTTTTGCAGGTGGCCAGGTAAGAGCAGACACCATTTTGGCTTCAGCTGGAAACCACACCGTCCTGGCCCAGCCTCAGCCAGCGCCT GCGTTCACGATTCAGGGGCAGTATGCCATCCCTCATCCAGACGTGAGTCCAGCACAT tTGACCAAGCTTCACCAGTTGGCTATGCAGCATCCCCCCTTTACTCCCCTTGGGCAGACCACCCCTGGTTTCCCTG GACTGGATGCCACTACTCCAACCAGTTCCCATGAACTTACAATTCCCAATGAT
- the LOC135444249 gene encoding poly(rC)-binding protein 3-like isoform X14, giving the protein MNTKDGKVSEGGLNVTLTIRLLMHGKEVGSIIGKKGETVKKMREESGARINISEGTCPERIVTITGPTDAIFKAFSMIALKFEEDINASMTNSSVTSKPPVTLRLVVPASQCGSLIGKGGSKIKEIRESTGAQVQVAGDMLPNSTERAVTISGTPDAIIQCVKQICVVMLESPPKGATIPYRPKPASAPIIFAGGQVRADTILASAGNHTVLAQPQPAPAFTIQGQYAIPHPDLTKLHQLAMQHPPFTPLGQTTPGFPAYTFSNLNVWEMLCNQWSTHN; this is encoded by the exons ATGAACACGAAGGACGGAAAAGTGTCCGAAGGAGGTCTCAATGTCACTCTTACCATACGCCTTCTCATGCATGGCAAG gAGGTTGGAAGCATTATCGGAAAG AAAGGTGAGACAGTGAAGAAGATGAGGGAGGAG AGTGGTGCTCGAATCAATATTTCAGAAGGCACTTGTCCAGAGAGAATTGTGACAATAACAGGCCCAACAGATgcaatttttaaagctttttctaTGATTGCACTAAAATTTGAAGAG GACATCAACGCTTCGATGACAAACAGCTCGGTGACAAGCAAACCGCCCGTAACACTGCGGCTCGTCGTCCCAGCAAGTCAGTGTGGATCCCTCATAGGAAAAGGAGGTTCCAAAATCAAGGAAATCAGGGAG TCCACAGGAGCGCAGGTGCAGGTGGCAGGGGACATGCTGCCCAACTCGACGGAGCGCGCCGTGACCATATCCGGCACTCCCGACGCCATCATCCAGTGCGTCAAGCAGATCTGCGTGGTGATGCTGGAG TCCCCACCCAAAGGTGCCACCATCCCCTACCGTCCCAAACCTGCCTCTGCACCTATCATTTTTGCAGGTGGCCAGGTAAGAGCAGACACCATTTTGGCTTCAGCTGGAAACCACACCGTCCTGGCCCAGCCTCAGCCAGCGCCT GCGTTCACGATTCAGGGGCAGTATGCCATCCCTCATCCAGAC tTGACCAAGCTTCACCAGTTGGCTATGCAGCATCCCCCCTTTACTCCCCTTGGGCAGACCACCCCTGGTTTCCCTG
- the LOC135444249 gene encoding poly(rC)-binding protein 3-like isoform X7, with the protein MNTKDGKVSEGGLNVTLTIRLLMHGKEVGSIIGKKGETVKKMREESGARINISEGTCPERIVTITGPTDAIFKAFSMIALKFEEDINASMTNSSVTSKPPVTLRLVVPASQCGSLIGKGGSKIKEIRESTGAQVQVAGDMLPNSTERAVTISGTPDAIIQCVKQICVVMLESPPKGATIPYRPKPASAPIIFAGGQVRADTILASAGNHTVLAQPQPAPAFTIQGQYAIPHPDLTKLHQLAMQHPPFTPLGQTTPGFPGLDATTPTSSHELTIPNDLIGCIIGRQGSKINEIRQMSGAQIKIANATEGSAERQVTITGSPANISLAQYLINASIYFLKSECLGDAMQSMVHA; encoded by the exons ATGAACACGAAGGACGGAAAAGTGTCCGAAGGAGGTCTCAATGTCACTCTTACCATACGCCTTCTCATGCATGGCAAG gAGGTTGGAAGCATTATCGGAAAG AAAGGTGAGACAGTGAAGAAGATGAGGGAGGAG AGTGGTGCTCGAATCAATATTTCAGAAGGCACTTGTCCAGAGAGAATTGTGACAATAACAGGCCCAACAGATgcaatttttaaagctttttctaTGATTGCACTAAAATTTGAAGAG GACATCAACGCTTCGATGACAAACAGCTCGGTGACAAGCAAACCGCCCGTAACACTGCGGCTCGTCGTCCCAGCAAGTCAGTGTGGATCCCTCATAGGAAAAGGAGGTTCCAAAATCAAGGAAATCAGGGAG TCCACAGGAGCGCAGGTGCAGGTGGCAGGGGACATGCTGCCCAACTCGACGGAGCGCGCCGTGACCATATCCGGCACTCCCGACGCCATCATCCAGTGCGTCAAGCAGATCTGCGTGGTGATGCTGGAG TCCCCACCCAAAGGTGCCACCATCCCCTACCGTCCCAAACCTGCCTCTGCACCTATCATTTTTGCAGGTGGCCAGGTAAGAGCAGACACCATTTTGGCTTCAGCTGGAAACCACACCGTCCTGGCCCAGCCTCAGCCAGCGCCT GCGTTCACGATTCAGGGGCAGTATGCCATCCCTCATCCAGAC tTGACCAAGCTTCACCAGTTGGCTATGCAGCATCCCCCCTTTACTCCCCTTGGGCAGACCACCCCTGGTTTCCCTG GACTGGATGCCACTACTCCAACCAGTTCCCATGAACTTACAATTCCCAATGAT TTAATAGGCTGCATTATTGGCAGACAAGGCAGTAAGATAAATGAAATCAGGCAGATGTCAGGAGCGCAGATCAAGATTGCTAATGCCACAGAAGGCTCCGCAGAACGACAAGTTACAATCACAGGATCCCCTGCAAACATCAGCTTAGCACAGTACCTCATTAATGCAAG
- the LOC135444249 gene encoding poly(rC)-binding protein 3-like isoform X8, with product MNTKDGKVSEGGLNVTLTIRLLMHGKEVGSIIGKKGETVKKMREESGARINISEGTCPERIVTITGPTDAIFKAFSMIALKFEEDINASMTNSSVTSKPPVTLRLVVPASQCGSLIGKGGSKIKEIRESTGAQVQVAGDMLPNSTERAVTISGTPDAIIQCVKQICVVMLESPPKGATIPYRPKPASAPIIFAGGQVRADTILASAGNHTVLAQPQPAPAFTIQGQYAIPHPDVSPAHLTKLHQLAMQHPPFTPLGQTTPGFPGLDATTPTSSHELTIPNDLIGCIIGRQGSKINEIRQMSGAQIKIANATEGSAERQVTITGSPANISLAQYLINARLSSEVTGLGAL from the exons ATGAACACGAAGGACGGAAAAGTGTCCGAAGGAGGTCTCAATGTCACTCTTACCATACGCCTTCTCATGCATGGCAAG gAGGTTGGAAGCATTATCGGAAAG AAAGGTGAGACAGTGAAGAAGATGAGGGAGGAG AGTGGTGCTCGAATCAATATTTCAGAAGGCACTTGTCCAGAGAGAATTGTGACAATAACAGGCCCAACAGATgcaatttttaaagctttttctaTGATTGCACTAAAATTTGAAGAG GACATCAACGCTTCGATGACAAACAGCTCGGTGACAAGCAAACCGCCCGTAACACTGCGGCTCGTCGTCCCAGCAAGTCAGTGTGGATCCCTCATAGGAAAAGGAGGTTCCAAAATCAAGGAAATCAGGGAG TCCACAGGAGCGCAGGTGCAGGTGGCAGGGGACATGCTGCCCAACTCGACGGAGCGCGCCGTGACCATATCCGGCACTCCCGACGCCATCATCCAGTGCGTCAAGCAGATCTGCGTGGTGATGCTGGAG TCCCCACCCAAAGGTGCCACCATCCCCTACCGTCCCAAACCTGCCTCTGCACCTATCATTTTTGCAGGTGGCCAGGTAAGAGCAGACACCATTTTGGCTTCAGCTGGAAACCACACCGTCCTGGCCCAGCCTCAGCCAGCGCCT GCGTTCACGATTCAGGGGCAGTATGCCATCCCTCATCCAGACGTGAGTCCAGCACAT tTGACCAAGCTTCACCAGTTGGCTATGCAGCATCCCCCCTTTACTCCCCTTGGGCAGACCACCCCTGGTTTCCCTG GACTGGATGCCACTACTCCAACCAGTTCCCATGAACTTACAATTCCCAATGAT TTAATAGGCTGCATTATTGGCAGACAAGGCAGTAAGATAAATGAAATCAGGCAGATGTCAGGAGCGCAGATCAAGATTGCTAATGCCACAGAAGGCTCCGCAGAACGACAAGTTACAATCACAGGATCCCCTGCAAACATCAGCTTAGCACAGTACCTCATTAATGCAAG
- the LOC135444249 gene encoding poly(rC)-binding protein 3-like isoform X9 — translation MNTKDGKVSEGGLNVTLTIRLLMHGKEVGSIIGKKGETVKKMREESGARINISEGTCPERIVTITGPTDAIFKAFSMIALKFEEDINASMTNSSVTSKPPVTLRLVVPASQCGSLIGKGGSKIKEIRESTGAQVQVAGDMLPNSTERAVTISGTPDAIIQCVKQICVVMLESPPKGATIPYRPKPASAPIIFAGGQAFTIQGQYAIPHPDVSPAHLTKLHQLAMQHPPFTPLGQTTPGFPGLDATTPTSSHELTIPNDLIGCIIGRQGSKINEIRQMSGAQIKIANATEGSAERQVTITGSPANISLAQYLINARDSPHIETRIDPFIFSCTNTIWHASGSRKITI, via the exons ATGAACACGAAGGACGGAAAAGTGTCCGAAGGAGGTCTCAATGTCACTCTTACCATACGCCTTCTCATGCATGGCAAG gAGGTTGGAAGCATTATCGGAAAG AAAGGTGAGACAGTGAAGAAGATGAGGGAGGAG AGTGGTGCTCGAATCAATATTTCAGAAGGCACTTGTCCAGAGAGAATTGTGACAATAACAGGCCCAACAGATgcaatttttaaagctttttctaTGATTGCACTAAAATTTGAAGAG GACATCAACGCTTCGATGACAAACAGCTCGGTGACAAGCAAACCGCCCGTAACACTGCGGCTCGTCGTCCCAGCAAGTCAGTGTGGATCCCTCATAGGAAAAGGAGGTTCCAAAATCAAGGAAATCAGGGAG TCCACAGGAGCGCAGGTGCAGGTGGCAGGGGACATGCTGCCCAACTCGACGGAGCGCGCCGTGACCATATCCGGCACTCCCGACGCCATCATCCAGTGCGTCAAGCAGATCTGCGTGGTGATGCTGGAG TCCCCACCCAAAGGTGCCACCATCCCCTACCGTCCCAAACCTGCCTCTGCACCTATCATTTTTGCAGGTGGCCAG GCGTTCACGATTCAGGGGCAGTATGCCATCCCTCATCCAGACGTGAGTCCAGCACAT tTGACCAAGCTTCACCAGTTGGCTATGCAGCATCCCCCCTTTACTCCCCTTGGGCAGACCACCCCTGGTTTCCCTG GACTGGATGCCACTACTCCAACCAGTTCCCATGAACTTACAATTCCCAATGAT TTAATAGGCTGCATTATTGGCAGACAAGGCAGTAAGATAAATGAAATCAGGCAGATGTCAGGAGCGCAGATCAAGATTGCTAATGCCACAGAAGGCTCCGCAGAACGACAAGTTACAATCACAGGATCCCCTGCAAACATCAGCTTAGCACAGTACCTCATTAATGCAAG GGATTCCCCACACATCGAGACGAGAATAGACCCCTTCATTTTTAGTTGCACAAACACCATATGGCATGCATCTGGATCTCGGAAGATAACAATTTAG
- the LOC135444249 gene encoding poly(rC)-binding protein 3-like isoform X11: MNTKDGKVSEGGLNVTLTIRLLMHGKEVGSIIGKKGETVKKMREESGARINISEGTCPERIVTITGPTDAIFKAFSMIALKFEEDINASMTNSSVTSKPPVTLRLVVPASQCGSLIGKGGSKIKEIRESTGAQVQVAGDMLPNSTERAVTISGTPDAIIQCVKQICVVMLESPPKGATIPYRPKPASAPIIFAGGQAFTIQGQYAIPHPDLTKLHQLAMQHPPFTPLGQTTPGFPGLDATTPTSSHELTIPNDLIGCIIGRQGSKINEIRQMSGAQIKIANATEGSAERQVTITGSPANISLAQYLINARLSSEVTGLGAL, from the exons ATGAACACGAAGGACGGAAAAGTGTCCGAAGGAGGTCTCAATGTCACTCTTACCATACGCCTTCTCATGCATGGCAAG gAGGTTGGAAGCATTATCGGAAAG AAAGGTGAGACAGTGAAGAAGATGAGGGAGGAG AGTGGTGCTCGAATCAATATTTCAGAAGGCACTTGTCCAGAGAGAATTGTGACAATAACAGGCCCAACAGATgcaatttttaaagctttttctaTGATTGCACTAAAATTTGAAGAG GACATCAACGCTTCGATGACAAACAGCTCGGTGACAAGCAAACCGCCCGTAACACTGCGGCTCGTCGTCCCAGCAAGTCAGTGTGGATCCCTCATAGGAAAAGGAGGTTCCAAAATCAAGGAAATCAGGGAG TCCACAGGAGCGCAGGTGCAGGTGGCAGGGGACATGCTGCCCAACTCGACGGAGCGCGCCGTGACCATATCCGGCACTCCCGACGCCATCATCCAGTGCGTCAAGCAGATCTGCGTGGTGATGCTGGAG TCCCCACCCAAAGGTGCCACCATCCCCTACCGTCCCAAACCTGCCTCTGCACCTATCATTTTTGCAGGTGGCCAG GCGTTCACGATTCAGGGGCAGTATGCCATCCCTCATCCAGAC tTGACCAAGCTTCACCAGTTGGCTATGCAGCATCCCCCCTTTACTCCCCTTGGGCAGACCACCCCTGGTTTCCCTG GACTGGATGCCACTACTCCAACCAGTTCCCATGAACTTACAATTCCCAATGAT TTAATAGGCTGCATTATTGGCAGACAAGGCAGTAAGATAAATGAAATCAGGCAGATGTCAGGAGCGCAGATCAAGATTGCTAATGCCACAGAAGGCTCCGCAGAACGACAAGTTACAATCACAGGATCCCCTGCAAACATCAGCTTAGCACAGTACCTCATTAATGCAAG
- the LOC135444249 gene encoding poly(rC)-binding protein 3-like isoform X5, with the protein MNTKDGKVSEGGLNVTLTIRLLMHGKEVGSIIGKKGETVKKMREESGARINISEGTCPERIVTITGPTDAIFKAFSMIALKFEEDINASMTNSSVTSKPPVTLRLVVPASQCGSLIGKGGSKIKEIRESTGAQVQVAGDMLPNSTERAVTISGTPDAIIQCVKQICVVMLESPPKGATIPYRPKPASAPIIFAGGQVRADTILASAGNHTVLAQPQPAPAFTIQGQYAIPHPDVSPAHLTKLHQLAMQHPPFTPLGQTTPGFPGLDATTPTSSHELTIPNDLIGCIIGRQGSKINEIRQMSGAQIKIANATEGSAERQVTITGSPANISLAQYLINARDSPHIETRIDPFIFSCTNTIWHASGSRKITI; encoded by the exons ATGAACACGAAGGACGGAAAAGTGTCCGAAGGAGGTCTCAATGTCACTCTTACCATACGCCTTCTCATGCATGGCAAG gAGGTTGGAAGCATTATCGGAAAG AAAGGTGAGACAGTGAAGAAGATGAGGGAGGAG AGTGGTGCTCGAATCAATATTTCAGAAGGCACTTGTCCAGAGAGAATTGTGACAATAACAGGCCCAACAGATgcaatttttaaagctttttctaTGATTGCACTAAAATTTGAAGAG GACATCAACGCTTCGATGACAAACAGCTCGGTGACAAGCAAACCGCCCGTAACACTGCGGCTCGTCGTCCCAGCAAGTCAGTGTGGATCCCTCATAGGAAAAGGAGGTTCCAAAATCAAGGAAATCAGGGAG TCCACAGGAGCGCAGGTGCAGGTGGCAGGGGACATGCTGCCCAACTCGACGGAGCGCGCCGTGACCATATCCGGCACTCCCGACGCCATCATCCAGTGCGTCAAGCAGATCTGCGTGGTGATGCTGGAG TCCCCACCCAAAGGTGCCACCATCCCCTACCGTCCCAAACCTGCCTCTGCACCTATCATTTTTGCAGGTGGCCAGGTAAGAGCAGACACCATTTTGGCTTCAGCTGGAAACCACACCGTCCTGGCCCAGCCTCAGCCAGCGCCT GCGTTCACGATTCAGGGGCAGTATGCCATCCCTCATCCAGACGTGAGTCCAGCACAT tTGACCAAGCTTCACCAGTTGGCTATGCAGCATCCCCCCTTTACTCCCCTTGGGCAGACCACCCCTGGTTTCCCTG GACTGGATGCCACTACTCCAACCAGTTCCCATGAACTTACAATTCCCAATGAT TTAATAGGCTGCATTATTGGCAGACAAGGCAGTAAGATAAATGAAATCAGGCAGATGTCAGGAGCGCAGATCAAGATTGCTAATGCCACAGAAGGCTCCGCAGAACGACAAGTTACAATCACAGGATCCCCTGCAAACATCAGCTTAGCACAGTACCTCATTAATGCAAG GGATTCCCCACACATCGAGACGAGAATAGACCCCTTCATTTTTAGTTGCACAAACACCATATGGCATGCATCTGGATCTCGGAAGATAACAATTTAG
- the LOC135444249 gene encoding poly(rC)-binding protein 3-like isoform X6, translating to MNTKDGKVSEGGLNVTLTIRLLMHGKEVGSIIGKKGETVKKMREESGARINISEGTCPERIVTITGPTDAIFKAFSMIALKFEEDINASMTNSSVTSKPPVTLRLVVPASQCGSLIGKGGSKIKEIRESTGAQVQVAGDMLPNSTERAVTISGTPDAIIQCVKQICVVMLESPPKGATIPYRPKPASAPIIFAGGQVRADTILASAGNHTVLAQPQPAPAFTIQGQYAIPHPDVSPAHLTKLHQLAMQHPPFTPLGQTTPGFPGLDATTPTSSHELTIPNDLIGCIIGRQGSKINEIRQMSGAQIKIANATEGSAERQVTITGSPANISLAQYLINASIYFLKSECLGDAMQSMVHA from the exons ATGAACACGAAGGACGGAAAAGTGTCCGAAGGAGGTCTCAATGTCACTCTTACCATACGCCTTCTCATGCATGGCAAG gAGGTTGGAAGCATTATCGGAAAG AAAGGTGAGACAGTGAAGAAGATGAGGGAGGAG AGTGGTGCTCGAATCAATATTTCAGAAGGCACTTGTCCAGAGAGAATTGTGACAATAACAGGCCCAACAGATgcaatttttaaagctttttctaTGATTGCACTAAAATTTGAAGAG GACATCAACGCTTCGATGACAAACAGCTCGGTGACAAGCAAACCGCCCGTAACACTGCGGCTCGTCGTCCCAGCAAGTCAGTGTGGATCCCTCATAGGAAAAGGAGGTTCCAAAATCAAGGAAATCAGGGAG TCCACAGGAGCGCAGGTGCAGGTGGCAGGGGACATGCTGCCCAACTCGACGGAGCGCGCCGTGACCATATCCGGCACTCCCGACGCCATCATCCAGTGCGTCAAGCAGATCTGCGTGGTGATGCTGGAG TCCCCACCCAAAGGTGCCACCATCCCCTACCGTCCCAAACCTGCCTCTGCACCTATCATTTTTGCAGGTGGCCAGGTAAGAGCAGACACCATTTTGGCTTCAGCTGGAAACCACACCGTCCTGGCCCAGCCTCAGCCAGCGCCT GCGTTCACGATTCAGGGGCAGTATGCCATCCCTCATCCAGACGTGAGTCCAGCACAT tTGACCAAGCTTCACCAGTTGGCTATGCAGCATCCCCCCTTTACTCCCCTTGGGCAGACCACCCCTGGTTTCCCTG GACTGGATGCCACTACTCCAACCAGTTCCCATGAACTTACAATTCCCAATGAT TTAATAGGCTGCATTATTGGCAGACAAGGCAGTAAGATAAATGAAATCAGGCAGATGTCAGGAGCGCAGATCAAGATTGCTAATGCCACAGAAGGCTCCGCAGAACGACAAGTTACAATCACAGGATCCCCTGCAAACATCAGCTTAGCACAGTACCTCATTAATGCAAG
- the LOC135444249 gene encoding poly(rC)-binding protein 3-like isoform X10, producing the protein MNTKDGKVSEGGLNVTLTIRLLMHGKEVGSIIGKKGETVKKMREESGARINISEGTCPERIVTITGPTDAIFKAFSMIALKFEEDINASMTNSSVTSKPPVTLRLVVPASQCGSLIGKGGSKIKEIRESTGAQVQVAGDMLPNSTERAVTISGTPDAIIQCVKQICVVMLESPPKGATIPYRPKPASAPIIFAGGQVRADTILASAGNHTVLAQPQPAPAFTIQGQYAIPHPDLTKLHQLAMQHPPFTPLGQTTPGFPGLDATTPTSSHELTIPNDLIGCIIGRQGSKINEIRQMSGAQIKIANATEGSAERQVTITGSPANISLAQYLINARLSSEVTGLGAL; encoded by the exons ATGAACACGAAGGACGGAAAAGTGTCCGAAGGAGGTCTCAATGTCACTCTTACCATACGCCTTCTCATGCATGGCAAG gAGGTTGGAAGCATTATCGGAAAG AAAGGTGAGACAGTGAAGAAGATGAGGGAGGAG AGTGGTGCTCGAATCAATATTTCAGAAGGCACTTGTCCAGAGAGAATTGTGACAATAACAGGCCCAACAGATgcaatttttaaagctttttctaTGATTGCACTAAAATTTGAAGAG GACATCAACGCTTCGATGACAAACAGCTCGGTGACAAGCAAACCGCCCGTAACACTGCGGCTCGTCGTCCCAGCAAGTCAGTGTGGATCCCTCATAGGAAAAGGAGGTTCCAAAATCAAGGAAATCAGGGAG TCCACAGGAGCGCAGGTGCAGGTGGCAGGGGACATGCTGCCCAACTCGACGGAGCGCGCCGTGACCATATCCGGCACTCCCGACGCCATCATCCAGTGCGTCAAGCAGATCTGCGTGGTGATGCTGGAG TCCCCACCCAAAGGTGCCACCATCCCCTACCGTCCCAAACCTGCCTCTGCACCTATCATTTTTGCAGGTGGCCAGGTAAGAGCAGACACCATTTTGGCTTCAGCTGGAAACCACACCGTCCTGGCCCAGCCTCAGCCAGCGCCT GCGTTCACGATTCAGGGGCAGTATGCCATCCCTCATCCAGAC tTGACCAAGCTTCACCAGTTGGCTATGCAGCATCCCCCCTTTACTCCCCTTGGGCAGACCACCCCTGGTTTCCCTG GACTGGATGCCACTACTCCAACCAGTTCCCATGAACTTACAATTCCCAATGAT TTAATAGGCTGCATTATTGGCAGACAAGGCAGTAAGATAAATGAAATCAGGCAGATGTCAGGAGCGCAGATCAAGATTGCTAATGCCACAGAAGGCTCCGCAGAACGACAAGTTACAATCACAGGATCCCCTGCAAACATCAGCTTAGCACAGTACCTCATTAATGCAAG
- the LOC135444249 gene encoding poly(rC)-binding protein 3-like isoform X13, translating to MNTKDGKVSEGGLNVTLTIRLLMHGKEVGSIIGKKGETVKKMREESGARINISEGTCPERIVTITGPTDAIFKAFSMIALKFEEDINASMTNSSVTSKPPVTLRLVVPASQCGSLIGKGGSKIKEIRESTGAQVQVAGDMLPNSTERAVTISGTPDAIIQCVKQICVVMLESPPKGATIPYRPKPASAPIIFAGGQVRADTILASAGNHTVLAQPQPAPAFTIQGQYAIPHPDVSPAHLTKLHQLAMQHPPFTPLGQTTPGFPAYTFSNLNVWEMLCNQWSTHN from the exons ATGAACACGAAGGACGGAAAAGTGTCCGAAGGAGGTCTCAATGTCACTCTTACCATACGCCTTCTCATGCATGGCAAG gAGGTTGGAAGCATTATCGGAAAG AAAGGTGAGACAGTGAAGAAGATGAGGGAGGAG AGTGGTGCTCGAATCAATATTTCAGAAGGCACTTGTCCAGAGAGAATTGTGACAATAACAGGCCCAACAGATgcaatttttaaagctttttctaTGATTGCACTAAAATTTGAAGAG GACATCAACGCTTCGATGACAAACAGCTCGGTGACAAGCAAACCGCCCGTAACACTGCGGCTCGTCGTCCCAGCAAGTCAGTGTGGATCCCTCATAGGAAAAGGAGGTTCCAAAATCAAGGAAATCAGGGAG TCCACAGGAGCGCAGGTGCAGGTGGCAGGGGACATGCTGCCCAACTCGACGGAGCGCGCCGTGACCATATCCGGCACTCCCGACGCCATCATCCAGTGCGTCAAGCAGATCTGCGTGGTGATGCTGGAG TCCCCACCCAAAGGTGCCACCATCCCCTACCGTCCCAAACCTGCCTCTGCACCTATCATTTTTGCAGGTGGCCAGGTAAGAGCAGACACCATTTTGGCTTCAGCTGGAAACCACACCGTCCTGGCCCAGCCTCAGCCAGCGCCT GCGTTCACGATTCAGGGGCAGTATGCCATCCCTCATCCAGACGTGAGTCCAGCACAT tTGACCAAGCTTCACCAGTTGGCTATGCAGCATCCCCCCTTTACTCCCCTTGGGCAGACCACCCCTGGTTTCCCTG